From one Streptomyces sp. 846.5 genomic stretch:
- a CDS encoding bifunctional [glutamine synthetase] adenylyltransferase/[glutamine synthetase]-adenylyl-L-tyrosine phosphorylase, which yields MNPAARLVRRGFTDPEAAVRRLAEPDLAAHASDSVLLDALAATADPDLALQGLARLAEACAPAERRTLLDTVTTAKPLRDRLLGVLGASAALGDHLARHPEDWHALVTFELHDIHPGPEEFLRTLYHHIWDTHPDLPRADALRTGYRRGLLGIAARDLTGTTQISQTAAELADLAGATLQAALDIAAEEDPASAAACRLAVVAMGKCGGHELNYVSDVDVIFVAEPREPREPHEGGGSDDGTAVRAATRLAARLMRLCSETTREGVIWPVDANLRPEGKNGPLVRTLASHLAYYQRWAKTWEFQALLKARPVAGDAELGRAYLDAVTPMVWQAAERENFVQDVQQMRRRVVDAIPAAEIDRELKLGPGGLRDVEFSVQLLQLVHGRADVTLHSSTTLDALAALSAGGYVGRADAAALDSAYRFLRAMEHRIQLYQLRRTHLVPTGEDDLRRLGRSLGMRADPVQELRQEWRRHALEVRRLHEKLFYRPLLDAVARLDAAEAGLTKALENTTGGGLSAAAAQARLAALGYREPGDSLRHLRALAGGVSRRAALQRTLLPVMLGWFADSADPDSGLLNFRKVSDSLGSTPWYLRLLRDEGIAAESLARILSSGRLAPDLLLRAPEAVALLGDRDGLLPRGRQALEREIDSAVGRAADAPAAVAAARSVRRRELFRTAAADVLGRLGDTPGASVEASGTALTGITTATIVGALRACTDALEARTGEPLPTRIAVIGMGRYGGGELGYGSDADVMVVHDPLPGADETKATNAARQVFEEVRRLLQLPSTEPPLLVDTDLRPEGRQGPLVRTLASYAAYYRRWSRTWESQALLRAAPVAGDADLGAAFVELVDPLRYPSAGVSETELREIRRIKARVETERLPRGADPTTHTKLGPGGLADVEWTVQLLQLQHGHRVAGLRTTRTRQALAAAVQAGLVTPEQAERLDTAWVQATLVRNAVMLVRGRAGDSFPGDSNELAGVARYLGYGAGHAGVMVDDYRRRARQARVVVEDLFYG from the coding sequence GTGAATCCGGCCGCACGGCTGGTCCGGCGCGGGTTCACCGATCCCGAGGCGGCCGTCAGGCGCCTCGCGGAGCCGGACCTCGCCGCGCACGCCAGCGACAGCGTGCTGCTCGACGCCCTCGCCGCCACCGCCGACCCCGACCTGGCCCTGCAGGGGCTGGCCAGGCTCGCCGAGGCCTGCGCACCGGCCGAGCGCCGCACCCTGCTGGACACCGTCACCACGGCCAAGCCGCTGCGGGACCGGCTGCTCGGCGTCCTCGGCGCCAGCGCCGCGCTCGGCGACCACCTCGCCAGGCACCCCGAGGACTGGCACGCCCTGGTCACCTTCGAGCTCCACGACATCCACCCGGGCCCCGAGGAGTTCCTGCGCACCCTCTACCACCACATCTGGGACACCCACCCCGACCTGCCCCGCGCGGACGCCCTCCGCACCGGCTACCGCCGCGGCCTGCTGGGCATCGCCGCCCGCGACCTCACCGGCACCACCCAGATCAGCCAGACCGCCGCCGAGCTGGCCGACCTCGCCGGGGCCACGCTCCAGGCCGCGCTGGACATCGCCGCCGAGGAGGATCCCGCCTCCGCCGCGGCCTGCCGGCTGGCGGTCGTCGCCATGGGCAAGTGCGGCGGCCATGAGTTGAACTACGTCTCCGACGTGGACGTGATCTTCGTCGCCGAGCCGCGCGAACCGCGCGAACCGCACGAGGGCGGAGGGAGCGACGACGGCACCGCCGTCCGGGCCGCCACCCGCCTCGCCGCGCGGCTGATGCGGCTGTGCTCCGAGACCACCCGCGAGGGCGTGATCTGGCCGGTCGACGCCAACCTCCGCCCCGAGGGCAAGAACGGACCGCTGGTCCGCACCCTGGCCAGCCATCTCGCCTACTACCAGCGCTGGGCGAAGACCTGGGAGTTCCAGGCCCTGCTGAAGGCCCGTCCGGTGGCCGGCGACGCCGAGCTCGGCCGCGCCTACCTGGACGCGGTCACCCCGATGGTCTGGCAGGCCGCCGAGCGCGAGAACTTCGTCCAGGACGTCCAGCAGATGCGCCGCCGGGTCGTCGACGCCATCCCGGCCGCCGAGATCGACCGCGAGCTCAAGCTCGGCCCCGGCGGGCTGCGGGACGTGGAGTTCTCGGTCCAGCTGCTGCAACTGGTGCACGGCCGGGCCGATGTGACGCTGCACAGCTCCACCACCCTGGACGCCCTGGCCGCCCTCTCGGCCGGCGGCTACGTCGGCCGCGCCGACGCCGCCGCGCTGGACTCGGCGTACCGCTTCCTGCGCGCGATGGAGCACCGGATCCAGCTCTACCAGCTGCGCCGCACCCATCTGGTGCCGACCGGCGAGGACGACCTGCGCCGGCTGGGCCGGTCGCTGGGGATGCGGGCCGATCCGGTCCAGGAGTTGCGCCAGGAGTGGCGGCGGCACGCCCTGGAGGTGCGCAGGCTGCACGAGAAGCTGTTCTACCGCCCGCTGCTGGACGCGGTGGCCCGCCTCGACGCCGCCGAGGCCGGTCTGACGAAGGCTCTGGAGAACACGACCGGCGGCGGTCTCAGCGCCGCCGCCGCGCAGGCGCGGCTGGCCGCCCTCGGCTACCGCGAGCCGGGCGACTCGCTGCGCCATCTGCGCGCCCTGGCCGGCGGGGTGAGCCGGCGGGCCGCGCTGCAGCGCACCCTGCTGCCGGTGATGCTGGGCTGGTTCGCCGACTCCGCCGACCCCGACTCCGGCCTGCTGAACTTCCGCAAGGTCTCCGACAGCCTCGGCTCCACCCCCTGGTACCTGCGGCTGCTGCGGGACGAGGGCATCGCGGCCGAGAGCCTGGCCCGGATCCTGTCCTCCGGACGGCTCGCCCCCGACCTGCTGCTGCGCGCCCCCGAGGCCGTCGCCCTGCTCGGCGACCGGGACGGGCTGCTGCCGCGCGGCCGGCAGGCGCTGGAGCGCGAGATCGACTCCGCCGTCGGCCGGGCGGCCGACGCCCCCGCCGCGGTGGCCGCCGCCCGCTCGGTGCGGCGGCGTGAGCTGTTCCGTACCGCGGCCGCCGATGTATTGGGCCGTTTGGGTGACACTCCGGGTGCGTCCGTCGAGGCCTCCGGCACGGCGCTCACCGGGATCACCACCGCCACCATCGTCGGCGCCCTGCGCGCCTGCACCGACGCGCTGGAGGCACGCACCGGCGAGCCGCTGCCGACCAGGATCGCGGTCATCGGCATGGGCCGGTACGGCGGCGGGGAGCTGGGCTACGGCAGCGACGCCGACGTCATGGTCGTCCACGACCCGCTCCCCGGCGCCGACGAGACCAAGGCGACCAACGCCGCCCGGCAGGTCTTCGAGGAGGTCCGCAGGCTGCTCCAGCTGCCCTCGACGGAGCCTCCGCTGCTGGTCGACACCGACCTGCGCCCCGAGGGCCGGCAGGGGCCGCTGGTGCGCACCCTGGCCTCCTACGCCGCGTACTACCGGCGCTGGTCGCGGACCTGGGAGAGCCAGGCGCTGCTGCGGGCCGCCCCGGTCGCCGGGGACGCCGACCTCGGCGCCGCCTTCGTCGAGCTCGTCGACCCGCTGCGCTACCCGTCGGCCGGGGTCAGCGAGACCGAGCTGCGGGAGATCCGGCGGATCAAGGCCAGGGTGGAGACCGAGCGGCTGCCGCGCGGCGCCGACCCGACCACCCACACCAAGCTGGGCCCGGGCGGGCTCGCCGACGTCGAGTGGACCGTGCAGCTGCTGCAACTGCAGCACGGGCACCGGGTGGCCGGGCTGCGGACGACCAGGACCAGGCAGGCGCTGGCCGCGGCGGTGCAGGCCGGGCTGGTGACGCCGGAACAGGCGGAGCGGCTGGACACCGCCTGGGTACAGGCGACCCTGGTGCGCAACGCGGTGATGCTGGTGCGCGGCCGGGCCGGGGACAGCTTCCCCGGCGACTCCAACGAGCTGGCGGGCGTGGCCCGCTACCTCGGCTACGGGGCCGGGCACGCGGGGGTGATGGTGGACGACTACCGGCGCAGGGCCCGGCAGGCGCGGGTGGTGGTGGAAGACCTGTTCTACGGCTGA
- a CDS encoding glutamine synthetase family protein has translation MGKQQEFVLRTLEERDIRFVRLWFTDVLGFLKSVAVAPAELDQAFEEGIGFDGSAIEGFARVYESDMLAKPDPGTFQILPWRSEAPGTARMFCDILMPDGSPSYADPRYVLKRTLEKAAAQGFTFYTHPEIEFFLLKDLPGDGSVPTPADHSGYFDHTPRGVGHDFRRQAITMLESMGISVEFSHHEGAPGQQEIDLRYADALSTADNIMTFRSVMKEVALEQGVNASFMPKPFSQYPGSGMHTHLSLFEGDRNAFHEAGAEYQLSKVGRSFIAGLLKHAAESAAITNQWVNSYKRIWGGSQRSAGAGGEAPSYICWGHNNRSALVRVPMYKPSKQGSTRVEVRSLDTGCNPYLAYSVILAAGLKGIQEGYELPPGADDDVWALSSMERRAMGIEPLPQNLGEAIDLMQRSELVRETLGEHVFDFFLRNKRQEWEEYRSEVTAFELRKNLPVL, from the coding sequence ATGGGCAAGCAGCAGGAGTTTGTTCTCCGCACACTCGAAGAGCGCGACATCCGGTTCGTCCGGCTGTGGTTCACCGACGTCCTGGGCTTTCTGAAGTCCGTGGCCGTCGCCCCCGCCGAGCTGGACCAGGCCTTCGAGGAGGGCATCGGGTTCGACGGCTCCGCGATCGAGGGCTTCGCCCGGGTCTACGAGTCCGACATGCTGGCCAAGCCGGACCCGGGGACGTTCCAGATACTGCCGTGGCGCTCCGAGGCGCCCGGCACCGCCAGGATGTTCTGCGACATCCTGATGCCCGACGGCTCCCCGTCCTACGCCGACCCGCGCTACGTGCTCAAGCGCACGCTGGAGAAGGCCGCGGCCCAGGGCTTCACCTTCTACACCCACCCGGAGATCGAGTTCTTCCTGCTGAAGGACCTCCCCGGCGACGGCTCGGTGCCCACCCCGGCCGACCACTCCGGCTACTTCGACCACACCCCGCGCGGTGTCGGCCACGACTTCCGCCGGCAGGCCATCACCATGCTGGAGTCGATGGGCATCTCGGTGGAGTTCAGCCACCACGAGGGCGCCCCGGGCCAGCAGGAGATCGACCTGCGCTACGCCGACGCGCTGTCCACCGCCGACAACATCATGACCTTCCGCTCGGTCATGAAGGAGGTCGCGCTGGAGCAGGGCGTGAACGCCAGCTTCATGCCCAAGCCGTTCTCGCAGTACCCGGGATCGGGCATGCACACCCACCTCTCCCTCTTCGAGGGCGACCGCAACGCCTTCCACGAGGCCGGGGCCGAGTACCAGCTCTCCAAGGTGGGCCGCTCCTTCATCGCCGGGCTGCTGAAGCACGCCGCCGAGTCCGCCGCGATCACCAACCAGTGGGTCAACTCCTACAAGCGGATCTGGGGCGGCTCCCAGCGCTCCGCGGGCGCCGGCGGCGAGGCCCCCTCGTACATCTGCTGGGGCCACAACAACCGCTCCGCACTGGTCCGGGTGCCGATGTACAAGCCCAGCAAGCAGGGCTCGACCCGGGTCGAGGTCCGCTCGCTGGACACCGGCTGCAACCCCTACCTGGCCTACTCGGTGATCCTCGCGGCCGGCCTCAAGGGCATCCAGGAGGGCTACGAGCTCCCCCCCGGCGCCGACGACGACGTCTGGGCGCTCAGCAGCATGGAACGCCGCGCCATGGGCATCGAGCCCCTCCCGCAGAACCTCGGCGAGGCCATCGACCTCATGCAGCGCAGCGAACTCGTCCGCGAGACCCTCGGCGAACACGTCTTCGACTTCTTCCTGCGCAACAAGCGCCAGGAGTGGGAGGAGTACCGCTCCGAGGTCACCGCCTTCGAACTCCGCAAGAACCTCCCGGTGCTGTAA
- a CDS encoding endonuclease/exonuclease/phosphatase family protein, protein MAQTETAQPRTAAKGSRIPGVGGWGPDGRGRSTWRRGWVLAALALVLALLLLFHSGLPNNVGNLGSLVETFLPWAGLALPVLLVLGLLRRSATALVVLLVPVLVWVNLFGALLTDKGGGSYDFTVVQHNVNAANSDIPGTVATLEAAKPDVIALEELSTNQVGTFRQDLAAAYPYHVIEGTVGLWSKYPLSDSRPVDIKIGWVRALRTTVASPHGDVAVYVAHMPSVRVKFDGGFTANQRDSSAEALGEAMAAEKLSRVVLLGDLNGTMNDRSLAPITSQMRSAQGSAGAGFGFSWPAAFPMARIDQIMTKGVTPTDAWTLPQTGSDHLPIAAHIAL, encoded by the coding sequence ATGGCACAGACAGAGACAGCACAGCCGCGCACCGCTGCGAAGGGGTCGCGGATCCCCGGCGTCGGCGGCTGGGGGCCTGACGGCAGGGGCCGCAGCACCTGGCGGCGGGGGTGGGTGCTCGCCGCCCTGGCGCTGGTCCTGGCGCTGCTGCTGCTGTTCCACTCCGGCCTCCCCAACAACGTCGGCAACCTCGGCAGCCTGGTGGAGACCTTCCTGCCCTGGGCCGGCCTGGCCTTGCCGGTGCTGCTGGTGCTCGGGCTGCTGCGGCGCTCGGCGACGGCGCTGGTCGTGCTGCTGGTGCCGGTGCTGGTCTGGGTCAACCTGTTCGGAGCACTGCTCACCGACAAGGGCGGTGGTTCCTACGACTTCACCGTGGTCCAGCACAACGTCAACGCCGCCAACTCCGACATCCCCGGCACGGTGGCCACCCTGGAGGCGGCGAAGCCGGACGTCATCGCGCTGGAGGAGCTGTCCACCAACCAGGTCGGCACCTTCCGGCAGGACCTGGCGGCGGCGTACCCGTACCACGTGATCGAGGGCACGGTCGGGCTGTGGTCCAAGTACCCGCTCTCCGACAGCAGGCCGGTGGACATCAAGATCGGCTGGGTCCGGGCGCTGCGCACCACCGTCGCCTCACCGCACGGCGACGTCGCCGTCTATGTCGCCCACATGCCCTCCGTCCGGGTGAAGTTCGACGGCGGGTTCACCGCGAACCAGCGGGACAGCAGCGCCGAGGCGCTGGGGGAGGCGATGGCCGCCGAGAAGCTGTCCAGGGTGGTGCTGCTCGGCGACCTCAATGGGACTATGAACGACCGCAGCCTGGCCCCGATCACCTCGCAGATGCGCTCGGCCCAGGGCTCGGCCGGGGCGGGCTTCGGCTTCAGCTGGCCGGCCGCGTTCCCGATGGCCCGGATCGACCAGATCATGACCAAGGGAGTCACCCCGACCGACGCCTGGACCCTCCCGCAGACCGGCAGCGACCACCTCCCCATCGCCGCCCACATCGCACTCTGA
- a CDS encoding SPFH domain-containing protein, producing the protein MDSELRERPARGVLPGWVALLALLCAAVAAVLVQARQQALPGGLPGAARLSEVLTGAPLSGAGAGGLLVGCALVAAVAVFGLMANPVGTARVLTRWGGYRGTVRRTGLVWVNPLLKRRSVDVRVRHWRSEPIAATDREGSPLRAELLLVWTVRDTARARLAVPDHQVYLSAVAEAALCRVAATLPCDSFASPGPSLRDGQWLGGELTRLLAAETAPVGITVFSAQALTLDYAADFAAAMRRRRLAELDAGTREVIVGDALETAALTVSQLEHSQGLTLPPESRTALLRDLVTAFLTTPAPALPVLAPDAPSSTVVTPRTAASSNGATAA; encoded by the coding sequence GTGGACAGCGAGCTGAGGGAGCGTCCGGCCAGGGGAGTGCTCCCCGGCTGGGTCGCCCTGCTGGCCCTGCTCTGCGCCGCGGTCGCCGCCGTCCTGGTGCAGGCCCGGCAGCAGGCGCTGCCGGGCGGCCTCCCCGGCGCGGCCCGCCTCAGCGAGGTGCTGACCGGTGCTCCGCTGAGCGGCGCCGGGGCCGGCGGCCTGCTCGTCGGCTGCGCCCTGGTCGCCGCCGTCGCCGTGTTCGGGCTGATGGCCAATCCGGTCGGCACCGCCCGGGTGCTCACCCGCTGGGGCGGCTACCGCGGCACCGTCCGCCGCACCGGCCTGGTCTGGGTGAACCCGCTGCTCAAGCGGCGCTCGGTGGACGTCAGGGTGCGGCACTGGCGCAGCGAGCCGATCGCCGCCACCGACCGCGAGGGCTCCCCGCTGCGGGCCGAGCTGCTGCTGGTCTGGACGGTGCGGGACACCGCGCGGGCCCGCCTCGCGGTCCCGGACCACCAGGTTTATCTGTCCGCCGTCGCCGAGGCCGCGCTGTGCCGGGTCGCGGCGACGCTGCCGTGCGACAGCTTCGCCAGCCCGGGCCCCAGCCTGCGCGACGGTCAGTGGCTGGGCGGCGAGCTCACCCGGCTGCTGGCCGCCGAGACCGCGCCGGTGGGCATCACCGTCTTCTCGGCCCAGGCCCTCACCCTCGACTACGCGGCCGACTTCGCCGCGGCGATGCGCCGCCGCCGACTCGCCGAGCTGGACGCCGGCACCCGCGAGGTCATCGTCGGCGACGCCCTGGAGACCGCCGCCCTGACGGTGTCCCAGCTGGAACACAGCCAGGGCCTGACGCTGCCCCCGGAGTCCCGCACCGCCCTCCTCCGCGACCTGGTCACCGCGTTCCTGACGACGCCGGCCCCGGCCCTTCCCGTGCTGGCCCCCGACGCCCCGTCATCGACCGTCGTCACCCCCCGCACCGCCGCCTCCTCGAACGGAGCAACCGCCGCATGA
- a CDS encoding C40 family peptidase, translating to MTPGFIDLDAATLAPGVCRCSRCTAPAAPPAPLAAHPVRHRPRLRLAATGALVAVGGAVGGTALTLTAAAPAGAEPAPSHAGWDGHRYWFLRNGEWRWTSHYDVYLRNTSGEGGGPGTAVKPVPGSDGLHQGWDGHRYWFLRNGEWRWTSHYDVYLRNTSGSSSPIPPTYPPPQSPPPPVGSTASLDAAIAFAEAQLGKPYVWGGNGPDGYDCSGLVQQAFLRAGLHLPRVSVDQFRAARPIAAADLRRGDLLFWSYSGRVTGIHHVAVYLGGGRYIEAPRPGRDVRISVLSTGYYPTFFGRVDR from the coding sequence ATGACCCCCGGATTCATAGACCTCGACGCAGCCACCCTCGCCCCCGGCGTCTGCCGCTGCTCCCGCTGCACCGCCCCCGCCGCACCGCCCGCCCCCCTGGCGGCGCACCCGGTGCGGCACCGTCCGAGGCTGCGCCTCGCCGCGACCGGCGCCCTGGTCGCCGTGGGCGGCGCGGTCGGCGGCACCGCCCTCACCCTGACCGCCGCCGCACCGGCCGGCGCCGAGCCCGCCCCCTCCCACGCCGGCTGGGACGGCCACCGCTACTGGTTCCTGCGGAACGGCGAGTGGCGCTGGACCAGCCACTACGACGTCTACCTGCGCAACACCTCCGGCGAGGGCGGCGGACCGGGCACGGCCGTCAAGCCCGTGCCCGGCTCCGACGGCCTGCACCAGGGCTGGGACGGCCACCGCTACTGGTTCCTGCGGAACGGCGAGTGGCGCTGGACCAGCCACTACGACGTCTACCTGCGCAACACCTCCGGCAGCAGCAGCCCGATCCCGCCGACATATCCGCCGCCCCAGTCCCCGCCGCCCCCGGTCGGCAGCACGGCCTCCCTCGACGCCGCCATCGCCTTCGCCGAGGCGCAGCTAGGCAAGCCGTACGTCTGGGGCGGCAACGGCCCCGACGGCTACGACTGCTCCGGCCTGGTCCAGCAGGCCTTCCTGCGGGCCGGCCTCCATCTGCCCCGGGTCTCCGTGGACCAGTTCCGGGCCGCTCGCCCGATCGCCGCGGCCGACCTCCGCCGCGGCGACCTGCTGTTCTGGTCGTACAGCGGCCGGGTGACCGGTATCCACCATGTCGCGGTCTACCTTGGCGGCGGCCGCTACATCGAGGCCCCGCGTCCGGGCAGGGACGTGCGGATCTCGGTCCTGTCCACCGGCTACTACCCCACCTTCTTCGGCCGCGTAGACCGCTGA
- a CDS encoding NAD+ synthase: MPCLRLALNQIDTTVGDIAGNSELVVRWTRHAAGQGAQLVAFPEMALTGYPVEDLALRPSFVDASRAALVALAERLEAEGLGGTAVVVGYLGKSTTASQRLGLPVGSPQNCAALLHGGRVVTRLAKHHLPNYGVFDEFRYFVPGDTLPVFRLHGVDVALAVCEDIWQDGGRVQAARQAEAGLLLVVNASPYEADKDDLRLELVRRRAAEAGCTLAYVNQVGGQDELVFDGDSVVVDASGQVLARAPQFEEGCLLLDLDLPAATAATDSREHSSRFVADGLEVVRLVLSQDVLPAPAEPVTAGQGPRLGQLEEIYGALVVGLRAYVQKNGFKSVLIGLSGGIDSALVAALAVDAVGAENVHCVSMPSAYSSQHSRDDAAELARRTGLHFRTLSIEPMFNAYMDALGLTGLAEENLQSRLRGTLLMAISNQENHLVLAPGNKSELAVGYSTLYGDSVGGYGPIKDVYKSLIFRLARWRNEAAAERGETPPIPEHTISKPPSAELRPGQVDTDSLPDYDLLDAVLTAYIEQDKGRAEILAEGFDAAVVDRVMRLVDTAEYKRRQYPPGTKISSKNFGRDRRQPITNRWREGS, from the coding sequence GTGCCTTGTCTTCGCCTTGCGCTGAATCAGATCGACACGACCGTCGGTGACATCGCCGGGAACAGCGAGCTGGTCGTCCGGTGGACCCGACACGCGGCCGGCCAGGGCGCCCAGCTGGTGGCCTTCCCTGAGATGGCGCTCACCGGCTACCCGGTGGAGGACCTGGCGCTGCGGCCCTCCTTCGTGGACGCCTCGCGCGCCGCGCTGGTGGCCCTCGCCGAGCGGCTGGAGGCCGAGGGCCTCGGCGGCACCGCCGTCGTCGTCGGCTACCTCGGCAAGTCGACCACCGCCTCGCAGCGGCTCGGCCTGCCGGTCGGCTCACCGCAGAACTGCGCGGCGCTGCTGCACGGCGGCCGGGTGGTCACCCGACTGGCCAAGCACCACCTGCCCAACTACGGCGTGTTCGACGAGTTCCGCTACTTCGTGCCGGGCGACACCCTGCCGGTGTTCCGGCTGCACGGCGTGGACGTCGCCCTCGCCGTCTGCGAGGACATCTGGCAGGACGGCGGCCGGGTGCAGGCCGCACGGCAGGCGGAGGCCGGGCTGCTGCTGGTGGTCAACGCCTCGCCGTACGAGGCCGACAAGGACGACCTCCGGCTGGAGCTGGTGCGGCGGCGGGCCGCCGAGGCGGGCTGCACCCTGGCCTACGTCAACCAGGTGGGCGGCCAGGACGAGCTGGTGTTCGACGGCGACTCGGTCGTGGTCGACGCCTCCGGCCAGGTGCTGGCCCGGGCCCCGCAGTTCGAGGAGGGCTGTCTGCTGCTCGACCTGGACCTGCCCGCGGCGACCGCCGCCACGGACTCCCGGGAGCACAGCAGCCGCTTCGTCGCCGACGGCCTGGAGGTCGTCCGCTTGGTGCTGTCCCAGGACGTCCTGCCCGCCCCCGCCGAACCGGTGACCGCAGGTCAGGGCCCCCGCCTCGGCCAGTTGGAGGAGATCTACGGCGCGCTGGTCGTCGGGCTGCGCGCCTACGTCCAGAAGAACGGCTTCAAGTCGGTGCTCATCGGCCTGTCCGGCGGCATCGACTCGGCGCTGGTCGCCGCGCTCGCCGTGGACGCCGTCGGCGCCGAGAACGTCCACTGCGTGTCCATGCCCAGCGCCTACTCCTCGCAGCACTCCCGCGACGACGCCGCCGAGCTGGCCCGCCGCACCGGACTGCACTTCCGCACCCTCTCCATCGAGCCCATGTTCAACGCCTACATGGACGCGCTCGGGCTGACCGGCCTGGCCGAGGAGAACCTGCAGTCGCGGCTGCGCGGCACGCTGCTGATGGCCATCTCCAACCAGGAGAACCACCTGGTGCTGGCCCCGGGCAACAAGAGCGAGCTGGCGGTCGGCTACTCCACCCTCTACGGCGACTCGGTCGGCGGCTACGGCCCGATCAAGGACGTCTACAAGTCGCTGATCTTCCGGCTGGCCCGGTGGCGCAACGAGGCCGCCGCCGAGCGCGGCGAGACCCCGCCGATCCCGGAGCACACCATCAGCAAGCCGCCCAGCGCCGAGCTGCGCCCGGGCCAGGTGGACACCGACTCGCTGCCCGACTACGACCTGCTGGACGCGGTGCTCACCGCCTACATCGAGCAGGACAAGGGCCGCGCCGAGATCCTCGCCGAGGGCTTCGACGCCGCCGTGGTGGACCGGGTGATGCGGCTGGTCGACACCGCCGAGTACAAGCGGCGGCAGTACCCGCCGGGCACCAAGATCTCGTCCAAGAACTTCGGCCGGGACCGCCGCCAGCCGATCACCAACCGCTGGCGCGAGGGGTCCTGA
- a CDS encoding SDR family oxidoreductase, which translates to MNLQGQRIVVIGGTAGIGLAVAEAAAREGAGVVVASRRRESVDSALKQLPEGAEGHVLDATDEAAVAAFFEQIGGYDHLVFTAGESLLLESLTESDLSRARRFLDTRLWGAYTAVKYGAASIREGGSVVLTTGTAGRRPLPGTTVAASLCGAMESLTRALALELAPLRVNAVAPGIVRTELWRDLPEADRNALFKSAADSLPVARIGEPTDVAEAYLYLMRGAYSTGSVVVVDGGTVLV; encoded by the coding sequence ATGAACCTGCAGGGACAGCGAATCGTCGTCATCGGCGGCACGGCGGGCATCGGGCTCGCGGTCGCGGAGGCAGCCGCGCGCGAGGGCGCCGGGGTGGTCGTCGCCTCGCGGCGGCGGGAGAGCGTGGACAGCGCACTGAAGCAACTGCCCGAGGGCGCCGAGGGCCACGTCCTCGACGCGACCGACGAGGCCGCCGTCGCCGCCTTCTTCGAGCAGATCGGCGGCTACGACCACCTGGTCTTCACGGCAGGCGAGTCGCTCCTGCTGGAGAGCCTCACGGAATCGGACCTGTCGCGGGCCCGCCGCTTCCTGGACACCCGGCTCTGGGGCGCGTACACAGCCGTCAAGTACGGGGCTGCATCGATCCGGGAGGGCGGCTCCGTGGTGCTGACGACCGGCACCGCGGGACGCCGCCCACTGCCGGGCACGACCGTCGCGGCGAGCCTGTGCGGCGCGATGGAGTCCCTCACCCGCGCCCTGGCCCTCGAACTCGCCCCGCTCCGCGTCAACGCGGTCGCCCCGGGCATCGTCCGCACCGAACTGTGGCGCGACCTGCCCGAGGCCGACCGCAACGCCCTGTTCAAGTCCGCCGCCGACTCCCTCCCCGTCGCCCGCATCGGCGAACCGACGGACGTAGCCGAGGCCTACCTCTACCTGATGCGCGGCGCCTACAGCACCGGCTCGGTGGTGGTCGTCGACGGCGGCACAGTGCTGGTGTGA
- a CDS encoding LysR substrate-binding domain-containing protein: MDLDLRKIRYFVAVAELLNFGRAAERLHIAQPVLSRQIRALEKDLEASLFERDSHGVTLTAAGRQLLDDARHLLASADATRRRVHRAARGPRRLVVGFRAGVVVTQAVRAFGAAHPDVVVQARRVEWDDQEDLLLDGTVDVAYLRRPIREQGLKLLPLFTEVRVAMLPAEHRLAGKQDLAMADLDAEPRLRYVDAGPDDPPIRTIEEKFERVAGGHGITLVPQSVAEQYSRPDISYVLVRDAEPDQVFLAWEAGRRSPLIAAFVAVAQG; encoded by the coding sequence ATGGACCTCGACCTGCGGAAGATTCGCTACTTCGTAGCCGTCGCCGAGCTGCTGAACTTCGGGCGTGCGGCCGAGCGGCTGCACATCGCCCAGCCCGTGCTGAGCCGTCAGATCCGGGCCCTGGAGAAGGACCTGGAGGCGTCGCTGTTCGAACGGGACAGCCACGGCGTGACCTTGACGGCTGCCGGGCGCCAGCTCCTCGACGACGCACGGCACCTGCTCGCCTCCGCTGACGCCACCCGCCGCAGGGTCCATCGGGCCGCCCGTGGTCCACGCCGCCTCGTCGTCGGTTTCCGGGCCGGAGTCGTCGTCACCCAGGCTGTACGGGCCTTCGGCGCCGCCCACCCCGATGTGGTGGTCCAGGCCCGCCGTGTCGAATGGGACGACCAGGAGGACCTGCTCCTGGACGGGACCGTCGACGTCGCCTACCTGCGCAGGCCGATCCGGGAGCAGGGCCTGAAGCTGCTGCCGCTGTTCACCGAGGTGCGCGTGGCCATGCTCCCGGCGGAGCACCGGCTCGCGGGCAAGCAGGACCTCGCCATGGCCGACCTCGACGCCGAGCCCCGGCTGCGCTATGTCGACGCCGGACCGGACGATCCCCCGATCCGCACCATCGAGGAGAAGTTCGAACGCGTGGCGGGCGGCCATGGCATCACCCTTGTGCCGCAGTCCGTCGCCGAGCAGTACTCGCGCCCGGACATCAGCTATGTGCTCGTCCGTGACGCTGAGCCCGACCAGGTGTTTCTCGCCTGGGAGGCCGGCCGCCGCTCGCCGCTGATCGCCGCCTTTGTCGCAGTCGCGCAGGGCTGA